CAGAGCCCCACAGCCACACGTGTACTTTATGCCAgatgcctgagttctgcctgccgagttagggccccaaatagtacacaaattattatattatatttgtattatatacaaatgtattatattacatttgtattatatacaaatgctgcttggccaatgactaggatttctcatctgctagctcagtcttaattatcataaatctatatattttataagacttatcgggcaccttccattggcatcctcccttgccagtggatcacatcgtgaatctggaggaagagaggagaatagggccacttcctgcttgtccttccttaaatatgagtctccttactatgttgcttcctgcctggatcaccacttctctactacatttcccagaatcctctttgactcctagtcccatctaacttgctgcctcattggccaaatagtactttattcaacaatcaataagatgaacatacacagaagtacatttgccatcatattacatttatttttatccatttgttGACTGAGGGACATTCTTGCTATTGcaaataaagttgctatgaacatagctgaacaggtgtccttgtggtatgatggagcatcctttggttCTATCTCCAGGAGTGGTATGACTGGATCTTAGGTAGATCTATTCCCAATTTGCTGAGAAACCACCAgatatattgatttccaaagtagctgtacaagtttgcactctaaCCAGCAATGTAGGAGTATTCCCCTTGCTTCATATCCTTTCCAACATAGGCTgttatcagtgtttttgatcttagccatctgACAGGTGGTCAGGTCCTTTGGCCCCACCCCTTGTTTGATGAATCAGCCAGGCAGCTTGTGCCTTTCTTGCTTAATAAAAACCATTGGTTCTTGTTCTACCTCACTCATAGGGAATAAGCCTACAAAAAATCTGCTTCTCAATACTTTGTAACCACTTCACACTGGGACCCTACCCACCTGCTCCACCCTCAATAGATCCCCTGTCTTCGACCTGCCTTCAACAAATCTGCTTTTCCATTCTCTGATGGCTTTGCCTTCCATTCAGTACCAACAATTGAGTATCTAGTGGGGTTATCCATTTCTGACCATTCCCCTGGATGTGAGGATTCCTTTCTTGATCACAGTCTTTTTCTTGTCTTGTGGCTTTTCTCGAAGTCCTGGTACCATGTGGCTGTGTTTCTTGGGCTCAGAGCCCTTAGCCCCCACACTTTGCTTGACAACTTACTGGGAGGcctgtccctgtctcaaaattgaCCCTGTCTGAATTCCTGGGATGCTAGGAATTGTAGACCCTTCGTATTACTTCTCTTTCTCACTCATGGGAGATGTGCCATCATCTATACCTCCTTGCTCCCATTGGGATGTTTTTTGGAGACCCACTGACCATTCCTAATCAGTTACTGTTGCAGGACTACCAGCTGTTGGCCACAGAGCTGAAGGCACAAGACTACTGAATGTGTCCGGGTGATGCTGTGGTGATGGGAAAGGATCAGGTTCTTTAAGCCCCTGGGAGTCGACTTGGATCCACCAAGCATGACATTTTGTCAGGTCCAGGTGTTGCCTGACAATTCCATAGAGCCTGGAAACTGAAATGAAACAGCCAGCTACTCCAGGACATGGCTAGCACCCTAACTTTTTCAGGTCCCTTGAAGATGAATTATGTCCCCCagatcagcaggaagtagtctcgAGAACACAGAGTCCTCATCTCAGCCCCACCTTCTCCCCCTTTATAATTCCTTgcctttttataataaatataaaaggaagaatgctagtattcaggcatctagcAGCCTGTCcgtggggttctgacaggataaaccctcagctgcagccactaagagcaccacctatgttcccttttaagagGGCCCTGTTCCttcccattcttctctctctctttctttttctccctctgtctgttcctctctcgctgtccctcttttctctctcctactgctcctgtccctggaagctgctctccccacccctttgCCCCTTTTATGATCCTTTCCCCTAATGAAAatacccctctgcttgaaccccaTTGCATGCCATCTTTCTCTCGAGCACTGCTTTTCTTAGGGAGTCAATTTGGATCTACCAGGAATGGCATTTTTCCAGGTCCAGGATGCACCTGATGGTTCACAAGAGCCTAGACAGTgaaatgaaacaaccagctactcCAGGACATGGctagcaccccagctttctcaggtcccccaaagatgaacAACGTCCCCCATATCAGCAGGAAGTACTCTTGAGAACACCAAGTATTCATTCCCGCCTTACCTGCTACCCCTTtctaactcctcacctttttataataaataaaaagggaggaatattagtattcaggtatctgtactgaactgtctttggggttctgacatgATGTGTTCTCAgggcagccactaagagcaccacctgtgcatattcactatgttcccctttaaaagggccctgcccacctcccattctctctctctttctctccctctctctgtctctctttccctctctcctcctttctctccacccttttcctctctcctctctcctaaTGCTCCTGTCaccagaggctggtctcctccctcctcttccccctttttatgatccctttccctaatttaaaacaaaaacagaagcaaaaaaacaaaacaaaacaaacaaaaaaacaaaaaaaccctctgtttgaaccctgtTGAATGGTGTCTTTTTCTTGTGCACCAATTTTtgtgtgtggtatacctgtatatatttttatgtttaaacatGATGGATACATATAAAGCACACTACATTGTTCTAAGAGGTCATATCTGGTGGACCTCTTCAGCTTCTCTggccttcttttctttatctttgctATCGGGCATAAGAGGGCAGGAAGATAAGTAATAAACTTGATTGTTAAAGATGGCATGTCACAGCAGGctccagaaggaaaacaaaactcagaTCTGAGACCTCAGATGGGAATAAACAGGTAGATATAGAAAGaagaatggaataagaaaatTGTCACTGATCAATGCAGAAATCTGAAGCCTGCTCCTTCATCCCTATCTACTTACAAAACATCACAGAGGGAGTGCACCACTTTCCTTAAATTATATTTTGTCCatgctgtggtggcacacgcctttaatcccagctttcgggaggcagaggcaggcggatctctgtgagttcaaggccagcctggtctacatagaggccagctccaaagcaatacacagaaaccctgtctcggaaaaaaaatacattttgatttgcatttcctgatggctaaggatgttgagcatttctttaactgtttctcagccattccatttgagattcctctgttgagatttctcagtgtatatctgtatcctatttttaaattggattatttgattttttcatgtctattttcttgagttctttatatattttggaaattagccctctgtcagatgtaaggttgatgaagatcttttcccattctgtaggctgctgttttctcctattgacagtgtcctttgccttacagaagcttttcaaattcatgaggtcccatttattaagttCTGGACTTAGTGTCCGTGTTACTGGTCTCCtgttcaggaagccatcttctgtgccaatgcattcaaggctgcttcctactttctcttctatcagtttcagttgaaagattttagtttgctgagagaaaaagttttaaaagattttagttccccgggcgttgatggcacatgcctttaatcccagcactagggaggcagaggcaggtggatctctgtgagtttgagaccagcctggtctacaagagctagttccaggacagcctccaaagccacagagaaaccctatctcgggggaaaaaaaaaaaaatttagttcacagagagaaaaagtttccaaCAGACCTTGGAAAAGTTTCCCACAGaccaaggaagttggccccaaccccgggcacatcctataatcgccaagacaaccctctttggggtcacacctggctggccaacagacaatcaaggactttccagggtacgttctgtggtttttcctttgtaaaaaaggtcacacctgggtgaccactctaacatgagatcatactttgtaatcaaccactttgtgccccttgcctatATGCTAATGAAAAATTCCTAGGTAGCAGTGGCAGCGTTAAACAGCAGCAGCCGCCAGAAACCAAAAGCTAAGAGAGGTATTTATCCGGGGTGAGGAAAAACACGCTTGCAACTGACACACCCGGGAGAAAGCAGATCCTGCGCGGACACCGGGAAGCCGGGAAAAGCCAGTTCCTTTCCCGACAGTTGCGCTTATCTTCCTCACCTAATTTAGAGCTGGTCAGTGTCAAGATGGGACGACTGATTGACCCAACTGTTGGGTAACGTATCTGATAGGGcctctttaaaaaaactaaaacaccaaaaaaaaaaaaaaacaaaaaaacccaccaaagcTAGTTAGCCCAGGCGGCCAGCAGGGGGCGCACTGGTAGAGTGGAAAAGGACCCACGGCTCGCCTGAGGCAAGGAGCTTTTGCTATAAAGGAAGCCCTCCCGCCTTTTTTACGGTAGCAATGGCCCACCAGGGACCCCTACACGGGCTGCATTTGGTACCCAAAGCCAACTGGGTACCTCACACTGAACGCACAGAAGTTAGACAGAGACGTGAACACAGGAGACGCACACGAGCTAAACAATAAGGCTggatgtttctttcttctctcaggACCCTCCTGTTGCCCACCCCACCAACAGGAGACCCTGTGAATGAAGGATCCAGTACGTAGCCGACCGAACCACGTAAGCCCCAAATCCTGGAAAGAGCGGGACTTGCCAGGATGCTACAGCCCTTTAAGAGAGTCGAGTGGGTGGCCCTGAAAAGGGCCTTTAAGAGAATAAAGCTGGGAGGTTGGTTGAGCAGCTCAGCCGCCGAAGCCGTAGAGCGTGCGGCCCTGGCGCTTGAGCGCGTAGACCACGTCCATGGCGGTGACGGTCTTGCGCTTGGCGTGCTCCGTGTAGGTGACCGCGTCGCGGATCACGTTCTCCAGGAACACCTTCAGCACCCCGCGGGTCTCCTCGTAGATGAGGCCGGAGATGCGCTTGACTCCGCCACGGCGGGCCAGGCGGCGGATGGCGGGCTTGGTGATGCCCTGGATGTTGTCGCGGAGAACCTTGCGGTGGCGCTTGGCGCCGCCCTTGCCAAGGCCTTTCCCGCCCTTGCCGCGACCAGACATGGCTAGACAGAAGGAAGAAATCCGACTGACAGCATTTCCCAGCCAGCAGTTCGCCCTTATAGGGAACTCGCGGACCGGAGTGAAAACAGGAAGCGCAGTGGCGGGAAGGGCCTGTGGCTTGTGGAGGGGGAGGGGCCCTCGGCGCCAATTTAACACTACAGATTATAAGTGGAGAGGACGCTGATTTCATCATCTCCCCACGCTTAACGTTTTTCTTTAGAACTATTTGTATACGACCATCCTTATTTAACCTGGATGTGGCGAACAACGGAAGAGTCAGGTGCGGACTCTGAATCTTTGAGAATGTTTAATGGGCCTTTTACCATTTTCGTTTAATGGGATCCCTGCCGTGtccttggaaaacaaaaatttattgtaGAATATACAAAGAGGACGCTCGGTGGTGGCGTAgtcctttaatccctgcactcgggaggcagaagcaggcagatctctgtgagttcgaggacggCCTGGGACggcctggtctacggagcgatTAGACTGACTGTTTCGCCGAAAAACCAACCGAccgaccaaacaaacaaacaaaatatgggctacagatggctcagaggttaaggggctcactggatgctcttccagaggtcctgacacACAGTGGTtcgcaaccatctataatgagacccggtgccctcttctggcatgcaggaagaacgctgtgtacataataaataagccTTTTAAAAAGCATGTACAAAGGCAAGAATTGTAGCGTTTACATTTATACTCTTTCCACTGTTTTGACACTAAGTATGCTCTTTGACTTTAAAGCTATAGTTTAAGGACCGAATAATGccaaaaaattttatttgttcattcattcattcattcattcattcattcattgattcatgCATTTAACTACACAAGTAGGGCGGTGTTGGCGCACCCCTTTGACTCCAGACctccgaggcagaggcagacggatctggCCAGCTTGGTCAGCCAtggctccacagagaagcccgatctcgaaaaacaaaacacaaagcaagaTTTGATAGCCCGGCCTGGTGACCCGCAGGCGGATGTCTTAAGTAGCTGCAGGCCAGGGTGGATTCCAGGCCAGGTCAGGGCTACGCactaaaaccctgtctcgaacaacagagaaaaaaaaaaaaaaaaaaaattcaaaaccccCACAgcttgtgaattttaaaaaacaaaagtgaccATCTCAGTGGTAAAAACGAGATCGCAAAACATTTAAATGCTTTAACGCCCTAGTTTAAATAGACGCAACTTAagcacacaagagaaaaaaagtatGAATTACCGTGGGACGTCTAATGCTAAATTACAGATGGGAAGACGTCAGGGAAAAAACCTAGACTCGATAGGCTAAGCCTAAACTTTAAAAAGTAGGCCAATATATGCCACAACACTATCGGCGGCATAACCACACAACACTTGGGTCTGGAGTACTGCAGTTCTAAGACAACGTAAAGTGCACAAAAGGCCGCCGTGTCGTACAAAAGTGTCCAGCGCTTTAAAAGATACAGTGGATGGCTCTGAAAAGAGCCTTTGGTCTGACTTTAAGTGATCGATTTTTTTCAAGTTAACTCATTTTCCCTTGGGCTTGTGGTGGCTCTCGGTCTTCTTGGGCAGCAGCACGGCCTGGATGTTGGGCAGGACGCCGCCCTGCGCGATGGTCACGCGGCCCAGCAGCTTGTTGAGCTCCTCGTCGTTGCGGATGGCCAGCTGCAGGTGGCGCGGGATGATGCGGGTCTTCTTGTTGTCGCGGGCCGCGTTGCCAGCCAGCTCCAGGATCTCGGCCGTCAGGTACTCCAGCACGGCCGCCAGGTACACCGGGGCGCCGGCGCCCACCCGCTCCGAGTAGTTGCCCTTGCGGAGCAGGCGGTGCACACGGCCCACGGGGAACTGCAGGCCGGCCCGGGAGGAGCGGGTCTTGGCCTTGGCGCGAGCCTTGCCACCCTGCTTGCCGCGTCCAGACATGgcggaaaggaaacaaaaattagCTATCCGGTAAGGCTCAGAACTGCAGGAGCTTGGCCCTTATAGTTTTCTCTGGGCTCGAAAAAGACCCCTTGCGATTGGCTGACTTACTCTTTTCACGTAGACCAATGGGAAGCGTTTGTGCCAACGCGTATTTCGATTGGACAAGAGGTTTTGGTGACGTCATTAGAATAGCACCCAATAAGAAGTGGGAGTTTTTGAGCCTCATTTGAATAACAGCATATAAAAAGGGAACCGCCGGCCGGCTCCTCGTCTGAGTTCCAGTACCCGGAGTGTCAATATGCCTGAGCCAGTCAAGTCCGCTCCCGCCCCGAAGAAGGGCTCCAAGAAGGCCGTGACCAAGGCCCAGAAGAAGGACGGCAAGAAGCGCAAGCGCAGCCGCAAGGAGAGCTACTCGGTGTACGTGTACAAGGTGCTGAAGCAGGTGCACCCCGACACCGGCATCTCCTCCAAGGCCATGGGCATCATGAACTCGTTCGTCAACGACATCTTCGAGCGCATCGCAGGCGAGGCTTCTCGCCTGGCGCATTACAACAAGCGCTCGACCATCACGTCCCGGGAGATCCAGACGGCCGTGCGCCTGCTGCTGCCCGGGGAGCTGGCCAAGCACGCGGTGTCCGAGGGCACCAAGGCCGTCACCAAGTACACCAGCTCCAAGTGAGCGCGCTGACTTCATTCTTGACCCAAAGGCTCTTTTCAGAGCCAATTCCACTTTCAGCGAAAATAGCTGCTACACATGCGTTTTCCAGTAGCCTGCTTCGGGGTGCTGGACTTGGGCGTGTTAATAACTTTTTTGCTTTAGCGTCCAGGGGGCCTCCAGTGAGGCCTCTCCGGGTTTACTGGCACCAAGGGTCCTGCCGAGACGCTCCACCTGTAATAGTGCTACAATAGGTGAAGGATTCGGAGAGGCAGCTGGTAAGGTCCCTCATGTCCCATTAGTTGCTGGGCCTAATATCAACGAGTTGAAATCTTGTTGGCAGACCTAAACAGGTTAGGGCAGCGAGCACGGCAACTGCTGTCATTTTACTTAAAGGCGCAGTGAAGTCTTGTGCTGGGTGACGGGCGGGAGCGCCAAAAAGTTAATAGGCAGCGGGCACTAAGTAAATACTGGCCTTGTTTACTTGAAGGATCAGGGAATATTGTAGCGAGTGGCCCCCTGGGTTGAGGTCTATTTTCTAGGGTAAAGAGAAGATGCTTGGTGTAGGTGCACAAGTATAAATATTTCAGGCAAGAGAAAAGATCCATCCGAGATGATATTTCACTTGTTACCTGGCAAGATGCAGGtgtgaaaactgaagaaaaaagggACCCTACAACCTAGGTTGGTTTACGAGTGGAAAGACGGCAACTTTAGGCCCCAGCTTTATTACCCACTGGGTGTTCATCTGTAGAATAAATACGCCTTCAGCCCGTCACACACCTGCAAAGAgtaggtttggttttgtttaatgACCAATAAGTTAACATCTCACTTGCTCCCCAATTAATGACTTTTCAAGatgctaaaatacatttttttaatgttatcaCTACCACCAAAGCCACCCCTATACCTAGACCATTTGCTATCTAGTAGACATTGCTTTTAATATCTACTATTCACCTAATAAGATTGATAGGATAGAAACAATCATGAATCAGCCTCCCTGACCATTATGCATTATGCTCAGCCATCGCTGGTGGCGtttaagttgaaaaaaaaaaaaaaaaaccaaaaaaacaaaaacaaccctcaGGGAAGTATGCATGTGTCCTCCATACCCTGAAATTCAGTCTCAAATCTACTGCTTTTGAAAATAtgtagcagggtggtggtggtggtggccgcggcggcggcggcggcggcgaacacctttaatcccagtactccggaggcagaggcaggcgaaacTCTTGAGTTtgggggcagcctggtctacagagtgactttcaagacagccagagctagacagagggggaaaaaaaataaaaggaagaaaatgtggaaaatgTATGTtcaaggttgtttttgttttgtcttccctTTCAGCAGCATAGTTTGTAATTCAAAAGACTAGAGGCAATCTGATCCACAA
The DNA window shown above is from Cricetulus griseus strain 17A/GY chromosome 3, alternate assembly CriGri-PICRH-1.0, whole genome shotgun sequence and carries:
- the LOC113835016 gene encoding histone H2B type 1-C/E/F/G/I-like — translated: MPEPVKSAPAPKKGSKKAVTKAQKKDGKKRKRSRKESYSVYVYKVLKQVHPDTGISSKAMGIMNSFVNDIFERIAGEASRLAHYNKRSTITSREIQTAVRLLLPGELAKHAVSEGTKAVTKYTSSK
- the LOC113835015 gene encoding histone H2A type 1-F, which codes for MSGRGKQGGKARAKAKTRSSRAGLQFPVGRVHRLLRKGNYSERVGAGAPVYLAAVLEYLTAEILELAGNAARDNKKTRIIPRHLQLAIRNDEELNKLLGRVTIAQGGVLPNIQAVLLPKKTESHHKPKGK